In the Populus trichocarpa isolate Nisqually-1 chromosome 1, P.trichocarpa_v4.1, whole genome shotgun sequence genome, one interval contains:
- the LOC112328048 gene encoding uncharacterized protein LOC112328048 — translation MLSGWSTHGKLACPYCMENNKAFTLTNGGKASFFYCHHRFLPYNHRYKKNRKDFFVGIVEKDVASPCLSGEELYDVVSEYGDIVFGLQSGKQKFPGFGLTHNWVKRSIFWELPYWKTNLLRHNLDVMHVEKNVFENIFNTVMDVKGKTKDNIKARLDIALFCNHKNMELVCYESRVAKPKASFVLEKNAQLLVYKWLKSLRFPDGHASNISRLVNVEECRLYGMKSHDYHVFMQTLIPLAFCDLLPKGIWDALTEIRHFFRDICSSKLNVDHIERLETNIIETLCKLEMIFPPSFFDSMEHLPTHLPFEAKVEVPVQYRWMYPFKQLDITVAM, via the coding sequence atgctttctggttggagcacgcatgggaaactagcatgtccatactgcatggaaaacaacaaggcattcacactaacaaacggaggtaaagcttcctttttttactgtcaccatCGTTTCTTGCCATATAATCACAGGtacaaaaagaacagaaaagatttctttgttggcatagttgaaaaggatgttgcatccccgtgtctttctggtgaagaattgtatgatgttgtatcagagtacggtgacattgtgtttggtcttcaatcaggtaagcaaaagtttcctggttttggtttgacccataattgggtaaagcgaagtatcttttgggagcttccttattggaagaccaatctgctccgccataaccttgacgtcatgcatgttgaaaagaacgtgtttgagaacattttcaacaccgtcatggatgtgaaggggaagacaaaggacaacataaaggctagattggatatagctttgttctgtaaccataaaaatatggagttggtttgttatgagtcacgggtcgcaaaaccaaaagcaagcttcgtgttagagaaaaacgcacaactactagtctataaatggcttaagagtctgcgttttccggatggacatgcctcgaacatatcaaggctggttaatgtggaggaatgcagattgtatggaatgaagagtcatgactaccacgtgtttatgcaaacactcatcccattagctttttgtgatttgttgccaaaggggatatgggatgcactcacggagatcagacatttctttagagatatatgttccagcaagttgaatgttgatcacattgagaggcttgaaacgaatatcatcgagacactatgcaaacttgagatgatattccctccatcattttttgactcaatggagcatctccccacacatctaccgttcgaggcaaaagttgaAGTACcagtccagtatagatggatgtacccattcaaacagttagatattacagttgcaatgtaa
- the LOC127904886 gene encoding uncharacterized protein LOC127904886: MYEAQWKDDLSMFTNIEAARVISSAFKSSMEILLFQWSQVSRHPEWIPQIDVWFDRFENKFAWDRAHDKVVRRVWENHAATRLRDFWYKAQKKAKKTARDKGLQGWNDVAVWRDFKPIYIPADIWPPYLEHMMFKLFTRRSQSGAGYQNRPIHGSVTTHTGGFVLFAAHAKRMATSLGR, from the exons atgtacgaggcacagtggaaggacgacctttcaat gttcacaaacattgaggctgcccgagtaatatcatcggcgtttaaatcgtcgatggagattctattatttcaatggagtcaggtatccagacatcctgaatggatacctcaaatcgatgtatggtttgacagatttgag aacaaattcgCCTGGGACAGGGCACATGAcaaagttgtgaggagggtgtgggaaaatcacgcggcaactag gttgcgtgatttttggtacaaagcacaaaaaaaggcaaaaaaaaccgcaAGAGATAAGggtctccaaggctggaacgacgtggcggtttggagggatttcaaaccgatatataTCCCGGCAGATATATGGCCGCCCTATCTTGAGCACATGATGTTTAAGttgttcacacgacgctcacagtccggtgctggctaCCAGAAtaggccaattcatggctcggtgacaacgcacaccggcggcttcgttctgtttgctgcacatgcgaaacggatg gctacgtctcttggacgttaG